From Methanosarcina lacustris Z-7289, one genomic window encodes:
- a CDS encoding methanogenesis marker 9 domain-containing protein, whose amino-acid sequence MSDYLFDLHIGYVRFRNPIALAPMAGIVDSAFANQYAGNAGLVVLGAFNLDKGSIEVASALVARGRKEFISDEPLELIKKEIRVVNSGSAVAVNVRSTTLEPLIEAAKIVKEEGAILELNAHCKQPEMLEAGIGEALLHDLPRLSAWIKAIKETGVVLSVKVRANVVNDVELARLIDKAGADIIHVDSMLEGFGADLDAILNYRDATRRFLIGNNSVTDFAMAKDMFSRGANMVSVARGAMENPELIKELVESVSSYQQSIGWYNAPKHVCSEGDFRGLAFCCLPVKSCPVHKKFGKLGYTAEEFTRIKMEFARGTMLEFGEETCFGSLAWCCKITKPCWIRDGVLNTLDLSDAEYMKLKEQLATYILDHARIPVNESQ is encoded by the coding sequence ATGAGTGATTATCTATTTGATTTGCATATTGGATATGTCCGTTTTAGAAATCCCATTGCACTGGCGCCAATGGCAGGTATTGTCGATAGCGCTTTTGCCAACCAGTATGCAGGTAATGCCGGGTTGGTAGTGCTTGGAGCCTTCAATCTGGATAAAGGGTCTATTGAAGTTGCATCGGCCCTTGTTGCCAGAGGCAGAAAAGAGTTCATCTCCGATGAACCTCTGGAGCTTATAAAAAAGGAAATCCGGGTAGTAAACTCGGGCAGTGCTGTTGCAGTAAACGTAAGAAGCACCACCCTTGAGCCTTTAATTGAAGCTGCAAAAATTGTAAAGGAAGAAGGGGCAATCCTTGAATTAAATGCCCACTGTAAGCAGCCTGAAATGCTTGAGGCAGGCATAGGAGAAGCCCTTCTGCACGACCTTCCCAGGCTTTCTGCCTGGATAAAGGCAATAAAGGAAACCGGGGTCGTGCTTTCCGTGAAGGTGCGGGCAAATGTAGTGAATGATGTTGAACTTGCCAGGCTGATTGATAAGGCTGGGGCTGACATCATCCATGTAGATTCCATGCTGGAAGGTTTTGGAGCCGACCTTGATGCGATTTTAAATTACAGGGATGCCACAAGGCGCTTTCTTATAGGCAACAACTCAGTTACTGACTTTGCTATGGCAAAGGACATGTTTTCCCGAGGTGCTAACATGGTCTCTGTTGCAAGGGGAGCTATGGAAAACCCTGAATTGATCAAGGAACTTGTAGAAAGTGTAAGTTCTTATCAGCAGTCAATAGGCTGGTATAATGCCCCCAAACACGTTTGCAGTGAAGGGGACTTCAGGGGTCTGGCTTTCTGCTGTCTTCCGGTAAAATCCTGCCCTGTGCACAAAAAATTCGGAAAGCTGGGATATACCGCAGAAGAATTCACCCGGATAAAAATGGAATTTGCCAGAGGCACAATGCTGGAGTTTGGGGAAGAGACCTGTTTCGGCAGCCTTGCCTGGTGCTGTAAGATTACAAAGCCCTGCTGGATCAGGGATGGTGTACTGAACACACTTGACCTCTCTGATGCAGAGTATATGAAGCTCAAAGAGCAGCTGGCAACATACATCCTTGACCATGCCAGGATTCCGGTAAATGAATCTCAATAA